In Colletotrichum higginsianum IMI 349063 chromosome 3, whole genome shotgun sequence, a genomic segment contains:
- a CDS encoding Isoamyl alcohol: MVRSSLAGRLLAGALLLASGVAAHAEGCSCSSDGVKRVTYIVVEMPDQSEQAAAVATTLSTSTLTTSLSKPTATDTYTAQAAHVIEDIPAFEALAVKPEPEKLRPAANATHTFGPSTAPGVDTKDPVNIVPAVNVSLHYSAATKAAKTDTADHANADAEIETEEEEQQQQGSIDMTLAFKNPAVVLEHVDAVSAVVCSDDGLAVSFSDADAFREAVKDWSESSTDGGFVLITNHLGNCDAEFERGFFLATGLTSDEGSLSVTVAASREELANIAGECEMTFSSLPAATLSKRLTLDSSVSLSFAEALADDTVLFSDGQYVNVTADEAWFSSTVAFSGYLKYNFWGFRLEALYFDLDTTFDSAVGVSVDVAAAYSHSLKYAPDELAYSLVSVPGIVQLGPGVAFAVGLDFDVSAAVGVSAGLSVALPAANVHLDLVDGARSSATGWEPKYSSHANITESADVRVDASADVTVRLAFELLGGLVDLSAGITATPGFDNRFKLRGEQNLGLAGNFTSKPTEAVAEVPKDGPVCAEKNGVELATDFYFNLTGFATKWWTGELYSTRVPLWDVCYSF, from the coding sequence atggTTCGCTCATCtctcgccggccgcctcctggccggcgcgctcctcctcgcaAGTGGCGTTGCTGCCCATGCCGAGGGGTGCAGCTGCTCGTCGGACGGCGTCAAGCGCGTGACGtacatcgtcgtcgagatgccCGACCAGTCCGAgcaagcggcggcggtggcgacgacCTTGTCTACTTCGACCCTCACCACGTCCCtgtcgaagccgacggcCACCGACACTTACACGGCCCAGGCCGCCCACGTCATCGAGGACATCCCGGCCTTCGAGGCGCTCGCCGTcaagcccgagcccgagaagCTGCGTCCGGCCGCCAACGCGACGCACACCTTCGGCCCGTCCACCGCGCCGGGCGTCGACACCAAGGACCCCGTCAACATCGTCCCGGCCGTCAATGTCTCGCTGCACtactcggcggcgaccaaggCAGCCAAGACCGATACCGCGGACCACGCCAACGCCGATGCTGAGATCGAGactgaggaggaggagcagcagcagcagggctcCATCGACATGACGCTCGCCTTCAAGAACCCGGCCGTGGTCCTCGagcacgtcgacgccgtcagcgccgtcgtctgcTCCGACGACGGGCTCGCCGTGTCCTtctccgacgccgacgcgttccgcgaggccgtcaaggactggtccgagtcgtcgacggacggcggcttcgtcctCATCACGAACCACCTCGGCAACTGCGACGCCGAGTTCGAGCgcggcttcttcctcgccacGGGCCTCACGTCGGACGAAGGGTCGCTgtccgtcaccgtcgccgcctcccgcgaggagctcgccaaCATCGCCGGCGAGTGCGAGatgaccttctcctccctgCCCGCCGCGACGCTCTCCAAGCGCCTGACGCTCGACTCCAGCGTCTCGCTGTCCTtcgccgaggcgctcgccGACGACACCGTCCTCTTCAGCGACGGGCAGTACGTCAACGTcacggccgacgaggcctGGTTCAGCTCGACCGTCGCCTTCTCGGGCTACCTCAAGTACAACTTCTGGGGCTtccgcctcgaggccctctacttcgacctcgacaccaccttcgactcggccgtcggcgtctcggtcgacgtcgccgccgcctacaGCCACTCGCTCAAGTACGCGCCCGACGAGCTGGCCTACTCCCTCGTCTCCGTCCCGGGcatcgtccagctcggcccgggcgtcgccttcgccgtcggcctcgactttgacgtctcggccgccgtcggcgtctcgGCCGGCCTGAGCGTCgccctgcccgccgccaacgtccacctcgacctcgtcgacggcgcccggtcctcggcgacgggctGGGAGCCCAAGTACAGCAGCCACGCCAACATCACCGAGTCGGCCGACGTGCGCGTCGACGCCTCGGCCGACGTCACCGTCCGCCTGGCCTTTGAgctgctcggcggcctcgtcgacctcagCGCCGGCATCACGGCCACGCCGGGCTTCGACAACCGCTTCAAGCTGCGCGGCGAGCAGAACCTGGGCCTGGCCGGGAACTTCACGAGCAAGCcgaccgaggccgtcgccgaggtgcCCAAGGACGGCCCCGTCTGCGCCGAGAAgaacggcgtcgagctcgcgaCCGACTTCTACTTCAACCTCACCGGCTTCGCGACAAAGTGGTGGACCGGCGAGCTGTACAGCACCCGCGTCCCCTTGTGGGATGTGTGCTACAGCTTCTAA
- a CDS encoding Phosphomannose isomerase type I, with amino-acid sequence MTSQSTVFQLSGTCNNYGWGRKGHDSLAARLCENTPGDFKIDDNEAYSEMWFGDYPDFPARVLETGELLKDVLDRNKETLLGPKVVRDLDAQLPYLPKILSIAKALPLQIHPNKSLASRLHEQDPDAFTDSNHKPEIAVALGRFEVFAGFKPLDRISPVFNIPALRAFIPDGTSTWTDETLREVTRRILLADEAAVEKAARALAVTPRGDLGDNAYVADLLPRLQEQYGAGDPGTLVALLCMNFLTLEAGDALYIPADGIHAYLSGDIVECMARSNNVLNTGFCPPGDRDNVDLFSKTLTFKAHSREDVLLPAEASLRGARGRTVVYPPPLREFDMLKTDLDAGNGTEVIKAGEGPAVAIVTDGEGVLEADGKRFDVKAGYIFFIAHGIEAKWETKGTMQIFTTVV; translated from the coding sequence ATGACTTCACAAAGCACAGTCTTTCAGCTGAGCGGCACATGTAACAACTACGGCTGGGGTCGCAAGGGCCATGACTCCCTTGCCGCCCGCCTCTGCGAGAACACGCCCGGCGACTTCAAgatcgacgacaacgaagCCTACTCGGAGATGTGGTTCGGCGACTACCCGGACTTCCCCGCCCGCGTGCtcgagacgggcgagctgctcaaggacgtcctcgaccgcaACAAGGAGACGCTGCTTGGGCCCAAGGTCGTCCgggacctcgacgcccagctcCCCTACCTGCCCAAGATCCTCTCCATCGCAAAGGCCCTGCCGCTCCAGATCCACCCCAACAAGTCCCTCGCGAGCCGGTTGCACGAGCAGGACCCGGACGCCTTCACCGACTCGAACCACAAGCCCGagatcgccgtcgccctcggccgcttCGAGGTCTTCGCCGGCTTCAAGCCCCTCGACCGCATCTCCCCCGTCTTCAACATCCCCGCGCTGCGCGCCTTCATCCCGGACGGCACCTCGACCTGGACCGACGAGACGCTGCGCGAGGTGACGCGCCGCATCCtgctggccgacgaggccgccgtcgagaaggccgcccgAGCCCTCGCCGTGACCCCGCGCGGGGACCTCGGCGACAACGCCTACGTCGCCGACCTGCTGCCCCGCCTGCAGGAGCAgtacggcgccggcgacccgGGAACCCTCGTCGCGCTACTGTGCATGAACTTCCTgacgctcgaggccggcgacgccctctacatccccgccgacggcatccaCGCCTACCTGTCgggcgacatcgtcgagtGCATGGCGCGCTCCAACAATGTCCTCAACACGGGCTTCTGCCCGCCCGGCGACCGCGACAACGTCGACCTCTTCAGCAAGACGCTGACGTTCAAAGCGCACAGCAGGGAGGACGTGCTGCTGCCCGCCGAGGCGAGCCTGCGCGGCGCCCGGGGCCGCACGGTGGTgtacccgccgccgctgcgcgAGTTCGACATGCTCAAGACGGACCTGGACGCGGGGAACGGGACCGAGGTCATcaaggcgggcgagggacCCGCGGTGGCCATCGTcacggacggcgagggcgtcttGGAGGCCGACGGAAAGAGGTTCGACGTCAAGGCCGGGTacatcttcttcatcgcccACGGCATCGAGGCCAAGTGGGAGACCAAGGGCACGATGCAAATCTTCACGACGGTTGTTTGA